GCCGCCGTCGCTCCAGTAATCCTGTTCGGCTACGCTCCAGTCCAATGCCAAATGATCGCCGTAGATAAACTCCGGCGGCAACACATCATTAATTCCTGAGTTGCCCTCTCCGCCTCCGTCCTTCTCTGCAGCCTCCTCGCCACCGCCGCCACTGTCGCCCCTCTCCATCGCCGTTGGAGCTTGCGATCCCCTCGCGCCTTCTCGTGCGTACCTCACCGCCTTGTCCTTTATCTCGAGCCGGCTTAACCACTCGGGCGCCACTATGTCCGGCAGCTTGTCGGGGAAGTTGAAGTAGTGCTTCTCGTCGGGGCCGCGGAGACAGAGCACGGCGGCGTCGTAGGCCCTAGCAGCCATATCCGGTGACGGGAACGACCCCAGCCACAGGCGCTTCCGGCTGTTGGGGTACCGCACCTCCGCCACCCACTTGCCCCACTTCCGCAGCCGCACCCCCTTATACTTCACCGGCGCCGGCCCAGACCTCTCTCCCTCCCGGTCCATGTTTTGGCAATCGAGCATACTTGTAGTGGtccatatataaataaaggcgtGCGAGGGTACGTAacattcgccatctcacttgtcAAAATCAAGAAACCTCAGTTTCAGGCTGACCAATCAATTAATAATCAGATATATTAAAGACGTATCAGTGACAGtttataaataaactaattttcaGAAACTCTTAAGCACCGTCCGCCTCCGAATTTGCTATTGGTCGGCTGCTTGATTGATTATGAATCTATTAGTAGTATATGTCGTACTATAAAAACCAATGATTTAGAGATGAATATTTATAaaggatatatattttttaaaatttatgatgaattttacgacaaatataaatattattactaattTAGCAAAGAAATATTTTATCACAAATCATCAATAAAAACTATTTCGTCGCTAAATTTTGTTTCAATTTGGTGACAAAAATGAATATTTGTTGTAAAATCGACGATGAAAAAAATCATTCGTCGCAACTTTTGGGGAAAAAAGTATTCATTACAGATTTAGCAACGAAAATAATATTTGTTGAAGGTTTTGCAACGAATCTCAAATTCATTGTAGATTTTGCAATGAATcctaaattcgttgcaaatattGTTTATGTGAATATTTACTAAGAATTTACAACGAATAGgagatttgttgcaaatttgtaaCGGATTTCAAAATTCGTTGCAAACATTGGTAATTAAAAAAACTCTGAATCGggttaatggacctagagagttcggAATGAGACAAAATAAGTTCTTATATATTCGTCTTATTCTCGTGATTATGTAAatgttttcaaatatttttttgatcTAATATAGATGTTATGATAATAGATTTCAAATGAAGTTGAATATGTTAGAGTTAGAAAGCAAATTGATTTAGTTGAACGTGTTAGAGTTAAAACTTAATGTCAGAGAGCTCGGAACGAtacaaaattaattttatgtattcGTATAGTTTTCCTAATTATATCCATgtcttcaaaaaattattttaacccaaTAAATTAGGATGTGTGAATTTTTAAACCCGAATTATATTTTTCGAACACATAGGTGattaaaaaatcacaaaaaatatattatgtaaaaaaaatttgagaatatttatataattaagataaatagATAAACACATAACAACTGATTTTATCTCATTCTGAGCTCTTTAGGTCCAACAGACTTTAGACATATATAATCAAAGTTTGCAATAAATTTAGAATTCGTTGCAAACATTTACAATGAATTTCTGGATTCATTGCAAATTTGTAACAAATTCTGAAATTCGTTGAAAACGTTGATAATTAAAAAAAAGCTCTGAAGCCAATTAATGGACCTATAGAACTTGGAATGAGACAAAATaagttcctatgtgttcatctCATTCTTATGCTTATGTacatgtcctcaaatatttttttgatttaatACATTTTTTTCATATCTAAGTCAAAAAGATGGATTTCAAATGAAGTTGAACATGTTAGAGTTAGAAAGCAAAATGAATTAGTTGAACTtgttaaagttaaaaattaatgtcaGAGAGCTCCAAACAatacaaaattagtttttatttttttcgtatagttttcctaattatatccatatctttaaaaattaatttgaatcaATAGATTAGGATATGTGAATTTGTAAACCTAAATTATATTTTTCGGACACATAGGTgattaaaaaattactaaaaaaatatattagataaaaaaatatttgaggacatttatataattagaaaaaataataactGATTTCATCTCATTCTGAGCTCCATAAGTCCATTAACCGACTTCAGACATATATAATCAAAGTTTACAATGAATttagaattcgttgcaaatttacaACGAGTTTTAGAATTCtttccaaatttgcaacaaattttagaatttgttgcaaaaatttacaattaatttcaaaattcattgcaaatttgcaatgaattttgaaatttgttgcaAACTTTGGTAATAAAAAAACTCTGAAATTggttaatggacctagagagttaggaatgagatgaaacaagttcctatgtgttcatcttattctcatgattatgtaaatatcctcaaatatttttttgtcCCAATATATTTTTTCATAGCAAACCAAAAAAGATGGATTTTAAATAAAGTTACACATGTTAGAGTTAGAAAGCAAATTGAATTAGTTGAACTTGTTAGAGTTAAAAATTAATACCAACGAGCTCAAAATgacataaaattaatttttatttgtccgtgtagttctcctaattatatacatatctttaaaaaataatttagccTAATAGATTAGAATGTGTaaatttttaaatccaaattatatttttttgacACATAGGTGATTAAAAAATCactaaaaaatatattaggtaaaaaaaatatttgaggacatgtATATCATCAGGACAAATAGACAAACAAATAGTAACTGATTTCATCTCATTccgaactctctaggtccatcgaCCAGCTTCGGATATATATAATCAAAGTGTTCAACAAATTtcgaattcgttgcaaatttgcaaagaatttcagaattcattgcaaatttgcaatgaatttcaGAATTCGTTGTGAACcttgttaattaaaaaaaaacttcgaAGCCAgttaatggacctagagaactcagaATGAGAcaaaacaagttcctatgtgtttGTCTCATTCTCATAATTATGTAAACATCCTCAAATAAttttttgacccaatatattttttttcatagctAAGTCAAAAAGATGGATTTCAAATGAAGTTGAACATGATAGAGTTAGAAAGCAAATTAAATTAGTTGAACTTGTTAGAGTTAAAAATTAATGTTAGAGAACTaagaatgataaaaaaaaaataatttttatgtgtcCATATAGTTCTCGAAATTATATCCATGTCTTCAAAAATTAGTTTGACCAAATAGATTAGGATGTGCAACTCTTTAAACCCCAATTATATTTTTCAGACACATAGACGATTAAAAAAATCACTAAAacaatatattaggtaaaaaaatatttgatgacACTTATATAATCAGGACAAATAGATGAACACATTGCACCTGATTCATCTCATTTTGAGCTCTCTAGGCCCATCAATCAGCTTTGGACATATATAATCAAAGTTTACAACAAATTTCAGAATTTGTTGCAAACATTTGTAACAAATTTCTAGATTTGTTAcaaatttacaataaattttaaaatttgttgcaaaccttgataatttaaaaaatttgaagctcgttaatggacctagagagctcgaaTTGAGAcaaaacaagttcctatgtgttcatctCATTCACATGATTATGTaaatgtcctcaaatatttttttgtcccaatatatattttttttcatagataagttgtaatgacccgccttctactggctaagctgtaaggccggatcgtCACAATATACTATtgctaactattcttaatgtgaggaaaactgatctgatttaagaattttgctaactaatacaattttTTTTCCGTTAATTGCTATTTGTTCTGgaattcatgtttaaactacatcttgaataCTGTTCCTATGCTAAGGGAGATGATCTAGGCTTCCCATATGATCAAGAGCTGAGATGAggggtttccagctgttatcaggccttccaatcgatcggtggatcgattggagtcgtttgatcaatccattgatcgattcagcgcgctactgtgcgcggggtaatattctggatcgatcgactgatcgatccagacttgttgatcaATCCGGTGATCGATTCCAGGGCATTATGTTTGCGACAGAAcgcgtccggatcgatcggcagatcgatcccggagcttactgttcgcggtacaagctcctcaatcgatcaactgatcaactgaagacccccaatcgattggttgatcgatcggggtttctgatttcgtatcaggagtctgatttcagcactgtttcgtgccaaattcacacaTATGAGTTCTAATATGGCTATAAACATACCAATAATaattaactgacattctaagcatgacaTAGTGCATAATCCACTAGTTCAgggcatttaaacatactaaagtgcggaaTGATAAAATGCTagaaagttctaatgcttaaaacaaaactcgctagatccctaagatatttattccaagttcctgcccacacacatctttgtagcattgtcctccagcctccgctaatccatccttcctttacctttatctgcagtataaggaaaataagtatctgtaagctcgagagcttagtaagaaaccatctacttcacaaaacatgcatacgatgcaatttatgtctttaaaacatgctatttgaaatatatgctgaacattgctaaacatggattctaaaacatggcataatcttATACGATACATGACAATCATAGCTGAGCATAAAgccatcatgtggatccataagaactaaactgaaataaaagctaagctacactactgctaactgatgctaagctgctctgtattcacataaactatgCTGTggagttttgaaagctatttatcataaatagatgaaaatacataatcatactgctgatgggccgaccactgtacttgctgtgcgtgcatctctaactagacccagggttgcaagtcccgaatttagcagagttactaggttatctaaacctagggacgactatgggagcccaacccaatggacatctagttcagtatagtgccactgctgaaaataaaatactagttatagctaaattttttttcattatcttgctatttctaggttatctgaacctagagctaggttgtctgaacctagaggcgactatgggaacccacccattggaccgtagtcccatataagctataaTAAACTGCATACACTAAATAAAtgcctctattgcatttagctaagctattaaagCGTCTAAGTTGCCCTTTTTCCTACGCTGAACATAttctcgaacacttggtgtgcgctattgcgcAACCTATGTGTCACAAATTCATATGCTACTAAATTAAAGtatgaaatcacacgagaactacttatactgcaggtgaggggtttcttacctcctgcactagatttcttacgattctagtcgctcattttctggtggagacgattccctcgacgatcctcttacgtctacgtgctcttctcacggagaggaacgccctcatgtcggagtcgttgccggacggtgcccttacgtctctaggagtgaaaccctaggtctctcggggccttggtgtgccgtgaggtgaggaagaggagggggcggcgtgagggtttgaggaagAGTTGCCGAAACATGAAAAACTCCATCcccacttaagtttcctatttatattaagtagttaatttgccaacttaaatataaatataattggttccctcttctttcagcacggccctgctgggttcacttggttactagagtccaccataagtcgtagagtttgctaggtctcgggttcaattcccgcttaagctattttacgtttctatttatttttgctacttccgctattctaaaaattctgtaaaaatatcctaaaattccagaaaaatactaggatatttataaaagtcttcTGAGAATTTttaggcgttacaatcccccatactttataaaaagtttatcctcgaacttagaataactctgggtacttctgtctcatactggcttctatctcccaagttgcctcttctgctgtgtgattttgccaaaggaCTTTTattaatggtacttccttgtttcttaactgctcggtctattatttgaataggccgactatcatagctgaggtcttcgcggacttgtaccgactggggctcaatcacctgggtggtatctgggatatgcttcttcagcatagagacatgaaatacattatggatagctgacatctcctggggtagctctagttcatatgctactttgccaactctcctagtgataaggtatggtcccacatatctgggacttaatttgcccttcttcccaaaatgcattactcccttcatgggagctactctgaggaacattgaatccccaactgaaaactctaagggtctgcgccgtgtatcaacatagcttttctggcggctctgagctgtctctatcctctggcggatctgctgtatagctgctgtggtatctgctactagatctatctgaagctctagttctttctgttcaccactctcgtacaagcagattggagatctacacctctgcccataaagagcctcgtagggtgccataccgatagtggcctgatagctgttgttgtatgcaaattctaataaattcagatatttgcaccaacttcctttaaagtctagggcacatgctcggagcatatcttcgagtacctgatttactcgctccgtctgaccatctgtctgaggatggaaagttgtgctaaattttaacttagtgcccaacgctgactgtacacactcccagaagtgtgatgtgaatctgctgtctctgtctgaaatgatggttcgtgggactccatgtagtctaacgatctccttgagatacaactgagctagctgttccatggggtaggatatcctgatagctaagaagtgggctgatttagtcagtctgtcaactattacccagatggcatcataaccattcgtggttctgggtagtcccactatgaagtccatggaaatatcttcctaCTTCCAttttggaatctgaataggctgcaaaactcctcctggtctctaatgttctgccttgaccctctgataggtcaggcaggtgctaacatatctagcgacgtctctcttcatcccaggccaccaaaaacattttcttaagtcttgatacattttggtagaaccaggatgcatcgcataaggagtcttgtgtgcctcgtctaggatctttcttcgtagttcctcctgatctggaacacaaagtctgtcaccaaagtacaataccccaaTATTGgacattctgaactctccactttctgattctactaacccttgtttgattttctgaatttcagggtcctgctcctgagctgtctggatgtcaccaaataAGGTGGATTCTAacatcatagtagagagctgtcccaccaTAAGTTCGAGGCTGAAATCCGTGATCtctttttgtaggggcggtgacatggctgttagggatagtaaggtggcgctggacttcctgctaagtgcatctgccaccttattagcttttcatggatggtagaggatatctatatcgtagtccttgaccagttcgagccacctgcgctgtcgcatattcagatccttttgagtgaagaagtacttcagactctgatgatctgtatacactctacactgagctccatacaagtaatttctccaaattttgagggtgaacacaactgctgcaagctcaagatcatgagtaggatagttcctctcatagtctttgagttgtctggaggcgtaggcgatcaccttaccttcttgcatcagtattgctcctaatcccaatttagaggcatcactataaatatcaaagctgtctgtgttttatggtagagccagaatgggtgcactggtcaatctcctctttaactcgctgaggttattctcacagtcctctatccattgaaattttctgttctttctggtaagagctgtcagtgggaaggctatcctggagaagtcctctacaaattttcggTAATAACctactaatcccagaaagcttctgatttcactggcattcttgggtcttttccagttactcacagcttctatcttactggggtctaccataacaccatccttggagatgatgtgacccaaaaaggctacctgatctagccagaattcacactttGTAAACTTGGCATACAActgattctgctgaagagtctgcaatactatcttcaggtgctctgcgtgttcttcctgagttttggaatagataagaatatcatcgatgaacacgataaccaacctatctaagtattctctgaataccgtgttcatgaggtccatgaaagtagctggagcattcgtcacaccaaagggcatgactacgaactcatagtgtccgtatctggtcctgaaagccgtcttgggtatatcaccttctttgactttaacctggtgatatcccgatctgagatctatcttagagaacactgctgatccctttagctgatcaaacaggtcatctattctgggaagaggatacctgttcttaatcgtgacttggtttagtgctctgtaatctatacacaagcgcatgctcccgtccttcttcttcacgaacaatacaagcgctccccagggtgagtgactaggacgtatgaagcccttgtcaagcagctcctgcaattgctcatgaagttctttcagttcggccggagccatgcgatagggtgctttggagatgcgatttgtaccgggaatgagttctatctcaaattctatctccctgtctggtgctaagcctggtaactcttcagggaagactgctaggtagtcacatacaactcggaccccttctagcttttggtccttgtcctgactggtattgactacatgcgctaaaaatcccgtacatcctgaatctagcaatttctgtgctttcagagctgagagaaatttcttagcTCTTCTCTTTGATTCTCCgctgtactcaaattgtactcctacttcaggttggaatataactttctgtttacgacactctatggaggcgccgtacttcgtcagaaagtccattcccaagataacGTCGTAGTCGACCATATCTAATATTattagatcaccaaaaagctctctgtctgctatgatgatcggcactgctcggagccagtgcgtggatgccataatctctcccaaaggtagcgtcgtcaaaaattggctactgagtacctctggaggtattgccaacttttcggtgaatgccttggatatatatgaatgggttgccccagtatcgaataagacagttgtactttgctgaaagatactgatctgacctgtaacaactgtcgaggcattcgctacatcttctctggccagtgagtagatccttgcatttgtcgcgactgagggggcttctagtctgccttggctgatgtgtggatgtggaccatctaaagtagCTTGCATTTGGTGTAACTGTGCTGTCTTGACctcgtactggatcggctgtggtggacgaaagatggtcttgtttgggcattgtttagccatatgtccttcctggtcacattcaaagcatcctcgtgtgcccttgcgacaaactcctgggtgaaattttccacaagtagaacacttgggatagctgggctgcttattagctggtcctcctttcgggtaattccctggtttgcgcttgttgctggagttccctttccagttagagccatgggagctgtggccctggtgtttctgagtacctgagcctccctgacctttggactctgagaggacttgcttctgctgtttgatattgttctggtagtgctcggtggtcaaagcactgcttactagttcttcagtggtttgcggcctatggacgccgctggtcacgttcattgctatttccggtcttagcatcttgagcatcaatcggactcgttctttttcagtgctgactaactcagggcataaacgagccaatctgttgaatttcttcatggcttcctccactgaaaggttgccctggcgaaattcagtgaaatCGTCGTAGTGGctgtttgtaacccgcatgtgaaagaactcttcaaagaattctctctcgaagtcagcccatgtcatctggttcactgggtgcttcactttaattctctcccaccacatacgtgtgtcccctgacaggcagaaagaggcgcatttcactttctcatgctctggccaatccagaagctccatcgtactttccagtgttttgaaccaggcttgagcatcccatggttcactggtgcttgagaaattctctggcttaattttctgccactggatcagataagcttccctccttgcccctgctgctggggctactggtgctgtaggttggccTGGTGGAACAACTATTACTGCTGGGGTTGCCAGGTTAGGTTCCGGAGTGATAGTGGGAGTGTTCTACTGActagcccttaaggtggctatctcctgctgttgttcagctagctgcttctgtaattGAGCCACTACTacggtaaggtctgggggaggcactgagctgcctgcctcatgctggggctcagtagctggacgtcctcgtaccattttctaaagagata
This region of Zingiber officinale cultivar Zhangliang chromosome 9A, Zo_v1.1, whole genome shotgun sequence genomic DNA includes:
- the LOC122019384 gene encoding ethylene-responsive transcription factor ERF017-like; amino-acid sequence: MDREGERSGPAPVKYKGVRLRKWGKWVAEVRYPNSRKRLWLGSFPSPDMAARAYDAAVLCLRGPDEKHYFNFPDKLPDIVAPEWLSRLEIKDKAVRYAREGARGSQAPTAMERGDSGGGGEEAAEKDGGGEGNSGINDVLPPEFIYGDHLALDWSVAEQDYWSDGGGNDGDILGSIQLWSFD